A window of the Cicer arietinum cultivar CDC Frontier isolate Library 1 chromosome 6, Cicar.CDCFrontier_v2.0, whole genome shotgun sequence genome harbors these coding sequences:
- the LOC101500882 gene encoding uncharacterized protein, which translates to MNYSGYNPNQQQPQQQQQHSYYEYDPSQIQVQPYDHSYAAAYQSSYYAYNPQYAYYPADTTQVQQPHLHYQPEPAPVHPPGVNPEPVQPTFNHLPIGPSQYRGRGGRSFRRGGRGRGQLSHGRGRGVGGGRHFPSGLAISDAPGASAAAGGSLSVSAQAVQPPQRMVCCEICKVECNTQEVMELHKKGKKHLKNVRIHEAKQRCNAINGPQNGQIPTSELNSTDQPVVAQDSEDPTKNMSSETTADNDKVEIMSQNNVGETSEVPAEEPDELRMENSGARGRGLKRKIRGGKGRKQMRTADGSNPTQVSKPEQALAYTCELCNVKCDTQTVYQSHLSGKKHLKRAYGNQAFVGVANQASVGIGNQTLSEVGPQALSGVVGLQAIYPPDINALAEAINAQVQQGDNDPQVLLAQLLMNVLSQAQGSATAPPNGSLAGQTPTLTSVAGSSSQLALVQTQASEIAVHVGMENPNGESKNETLSVPLESNAHEDSNVGTQIEGESSEMK; encoded by the exons ATGAATTATTCAGGCTACAACCCTAACCAACAACAACcacagcaacaacaacaacattctTATTACGAATACGACCCATCTCAGATTCAAGTTCAACCCTACGATCATTCTTATGCTGCAGCATATCAATCTTCGTATTACGCGTATAATCCTCAATACGCTTATTATCCAGCCGATACTACACAGGTTCAACAACCTCATCTTCATTATCAACCTGAACCCGCTCCGGTTCATCCTCCTGGTGTTAACCCTGAACCGGTTCAACCTACATTCAACCATCTTCCG atcGGGCCTTCTCAATACAGAGGTAGGGGTGGTAGATCATTCAGGCGGGGTGGTCGTGGTCGAGGTCAGTTAAGTCATGGTAGAGGACGTGGAGTGGGAGGTGGGAGACACTTTCCATCTGGGCTTGCTATTTCTGATGCACCGGGTGCATCTGCTGCTGCCGGAGGTTCATTGTCGGTCTCAGCTCAAGCAGTGCAACCACCGCAACGTATGGTATGTTGTGAAATTTGTAAGGTTGAGTGCAATACTCAAGAAGTCATGGAGCTGCATAAGAAAGGAAAGAAGCATCTGAAGAATGTGAGAATACATGAAGCAAAACAGAGATGCAATGCTATCAATGGACCACAGAATGGGCAGATTCCTACCTCTGAATTGAACTCAACAGATCAACCTGTGGTAGCTCAGGACTCTGAGGACCCTACCAAAAATATGAGTTCTGAAACTACTGCTGATAATGACAAGGTTGAAATAATGTCGCAGAATAATGTAGGAGAGACTTCTGAAGTTCCAGCTGAAGAGCCTGATGAGTTAAGAATGGAAAACTCTGGTGCAAGAGGCCGTGGATTGAAGCGTAAGATAAGAGGAGGAAAAGGACGTAAACAGATGAGGACTGCTGATGGTTCAAACCCAACGCAAGTTTCTAAACCTGAACAAGCTCTAGCTTATACATGTGAGTTGTGCAATGTTAAATGTGATACCCAAACTGTTTACCAGAGTCATCTTTCTGGGAAAAAGCACTTGAAGCGTGCCTATGGAAATCAAGCTTTTGTCGGAGTAGCTAACCAAGCTTCAGTTGGAATAGGTAACCAAACTTTGTCTGAAGTAGGTCCCCAAGCTTTATCTGGAGTAGTAGGGCTTCAAGCAATTTACCCACCTGACATCAATGCTCTAGCTGAAGCAATTAATGCCCAAGTCCAACAAGGTGATAATGATCCACAGGTACTTCTGGCTCAGCTCCTGATGAATGTACTATCTCAAGCCCAAGGATCGGCAACAGCACCACCAAATGGCTCCTTGGCTGGTCAGACACCGACACTGACATCTGTGGCTGGTTCTAGTTCCCAGTTGGCGTTGGTGCAGACACAAGCCTCGGAAATCGCAGTGCATGTTGGGATGGAAAACCCTAATGGTGAATCAAAAAATGAGACGTTATCTGTCCCACTGGAGTCAAATGCACATGAAGATTCAAATGTTGGCACCCAAATTGAAGGTGAAAGTTCTGAAATGAAATAG
- the LOC101513954 gene encoding uncharacterized protein, with the protein MKVMKGLCANAIPFNVLRNLQFVEMVMAINNGPKGYKPPSSEKERTVLLDECKRHVDKDLAPIKDTWFHQGVSIVLDGWSNVKHMPLINVLTVNSRIVMFLYADDFSGVEKTGVAIAEYLIKAIEEIKPSNVLQVVTDNDANCKAVEKEIQKVYKHIFLPPYVVHTLNLIFKDFAESFEWLRNTYKQGNTIVKYIINHSQGLAMYRENSKLELLKVEKTRFASHYILLKRLLVCREALATTVMLNNRKEWVKQGDENTRKISALVAETIGSYFLWEEVEHVVKITKPIYHLIKFADGKGPKMGEFYEKMDSMLGEIQEIMKTNKYANCYSEMETIVTARWTKMNYTIHCLGFALTPRFYDTHYLSTHAP; encoded by the coding sequence ATGAAGGTGATGAAAGGACTATGTGCCAATGCAATTCCTTTTAATGTTTTGAGAAATCTACAATTTGTGGAAATGGTTATGGCTATTAACAATGGTCCTAAAGGCTACAAACCTCCCTCTTCTGAAAAGGAAAGAACGGTTTTATTAGATGAATGTAAAAGACATGTTGACAAAGATTTAGCTCCTATCAAGGATACATGGTTTCATCAAGGGGTTTCTATTGTGTTAGATGGCTGGAGTAATGTAAAACATATGCCATTAATTAATGTTCTTACTGTGAATAGTAGAATTGTTATGTTTTTATATGCCGACGACTTTTCTGGAGTTGAAAAAACTGGAGTTGCTATTGCTGAATATTTGATTAAAGCCATTGAAGAAATCAAACCATCTAATGTTCTACAAGTGGTGACCGATAATGATGCAAATTGTAAAGCTGTTGAGAAGGAAATACAAAAGGTATATAAGCATATTTTTTTGCCTCCTTATGTTGTGCAtactttaaatttgatttttaaagattttgcTGAATCATTTGAATGGCTGAGAAATACATATAAACAAGGAAATACTATAGTGAAATACATTATTAATCATAGTCAAGGTCTAGCTATGTATAGAGAAAATTCAAAGCTTGAATTGTTGAAGGTAGAAAAGACTAGATTTGCCTCACATTACATTTTACTTAAACGACTACTTGTGTGTAGAGAAGCACTTGCAACTACTGTTATGTTGAACAATCGGAAAGAATGGGTTAAGCAAGGAGatgaaaacacaagaaaaataaGTGCTTTAGTTGCTGAAACTATTGGTAGTTATTTTTTATGGGAAGAAGTTGAGCATGTGGTTAAGATAACAAAACCCATTTatcatttgattaaatttgctgATGGCAAAGGGCCAAAAATGGGAGAGTTTTATGAGAAAATGGATTCTATGCTTGGGGAAATACAAGAGAttatgaaaacaaataaatatgcaAATTGTTATTCTGAAATGGAAACAATTGTTACTGCAAGATGGACCAAAATGAATTATACCATCCATTGTTTAGGTTTTGCATTAACCCCTAGATTTTATGACACTCATTATCTTTCCACACATGCTCCTTGA